CTTTAATAAGGAAAATTTTTATAAAGCAAGGGTTGTTAATTGGAGTTATTGGAACAGTTATTGGCAATATTCTAGCTTTTCTTGTTAGCTTTATGTTAGAGCGCTATAAGATTATATCCCTACCTGAGGAGATTTACTATATTGATAAAATTCCAATTAAGATAACACCTGAGATATTTTTAATTGTATCAGCCTC
The genomic region above belongs to Deferribacterota bacterium and contains:
- a CDS encoding FtsX-like permease family protein; its protein translation is LIRKIFIKQGLLIGVIGTVIGNILAFLVSFMLERYKIISLPEEIYYIDKIPIKITPEIFLIVSASTIIITFLATLYPSQRASKLNPSQVLRNE